In Oceanobacillus sp. FSL K6-2867, one DNA window encodes the following:
- a CDS encoding anti-sigma-F factor Fin family protein: MTIIYRCRHCGQTIGKLEQKVIDTAMLGLNQLNKKEQEEMIHYDGDGNMQIKTICEDCEHALGQHPNYHELDYFIQ; this comes from the coding sequence ATGACAATTATATATCGGTGCAGGCATTGCGGGCAAACCATTGGAAAGCTGGAGCAGAAGGTTATCGATACAGCAATGCTGGGTTTAAATCAATTAAACAAGAAAGAACAAGAAGAAATGATCCATTATGATGGAGATGGAAATATGCAAATAAAAACGATTTGTGAAGACTGTGAGCATGCTCTAGGACAGCATCCCAATTATCATGAATTGGATTATTTTATACAATAA
- the pth gene encoding aminoacyl-tRNA hydrolase: protein MKCIVGLGNPGKKYEKTRHNIGFMVIDELLNRHNWKLDKTKFKGDYALENYTGEKLILLQPQTYMNLSGESIRPLMDYYDVDLEDVLVIYDDLDLPTGKIRLRQKGGHGGHNGVRSTIAHLGTKEFKRIRLGVGRPVSPIPVVDYVLGSFPKEEKADVEHSIGQAADACESWLAGKAFIEVMNDYNN from the coding sequence ATGAAATGTATTGTAGGATTAGGGAATCCTGGTAAAAAATATGAGAAAACACGTCATAATATTGGTTTTATGGTGATTGATGAATTATTAAATCGCCATAATTGGAAATTGGATAAAACAAAATTTAAAGGGGATTATGCGCTGGAGAACTACACAGGTGAAAAGCTTATACTTCTTCAACCGCAGACATATATGAATCTTTCTGGTGAGTCCATTCGTCCATTAATGGATTATTATGATGTTGATTTAGAAGATGTTCTGGTAATTTATGATGATTTAGATCTTCCAACAGGGAAAATTCGTCTTCGCCAAAAAGGAGGACATGGTGGACATAATGGTGTAAGATCAACGATAGCTCATTTAGGGACAAAGGAATTTAAACGAATTCGCCTTGGAGTTGGCAGACCAGTATCACCAATCCCCGTGGTGGACTACGTGCTTGGCTCTTTTCCGAAAGAGGAAAAGGCAGATGTTGAGCATAGTATCGGGCAGGCGGCAGATGCTTGTGAATCATGGTTAGCAGGGAAAGCATTTATTGAAGTAATGAATGATTATAATAATTGA
- a CDS encoding 50S ribosomal protein L25/general stress protein Ctc, with protein MAVKLKAAKRESLKKSANKVVRLSGQVPAVVYGKNKESKNVAVDSVELLKTVRDEGRNAIISLDIENDSSVDVMLHEYQMDPIKDELIHVDFYVVNMSQEMDVAVAIRLDGEAPGSKEGGVLQQPLYEIQVRAKPGDIPEEIAVDVSSLGLGEGLTVGDLKVTGNFEILEDPETTVVTIVAPDTVEDIEQASDEDAEPEVVGSEKKESEEA; from the coding sequence ATGGCAGTAAAATTAAAAGCAGCGAAACGGGAAAGTCTTAAAAAATCAGCAAATAAAGTAGTTAGACTAAGTGGACAAGTTCCCGCAGTAGTCTACGGGAAAAATAAAGAATCAAAGAATGTAGCAGTCGATAGTGTCGAGTTATTAAAGACAGTTCGTGACGAGGGGAGAAACGCAATTATTTCACTCGATATCGAAAATGATAGCTCGGTTGATGTTATGTTACATGAATATCAAATGGATCCAATTAAAGATGAGTTAATTCATGTCGATTTCTATGTAGTAAATATGTCACAGGAAATGGACGTAGCTGTAGCTATTCGGTTAGATGGGGAAGCACCAGGCTCTAAAGAAGGTGGAGTCTTGCAGCAGCCATTATATGAAATCCAGGTTCGCGCAAAACCAGGTGATATTCCTGAAGAAATCGCAGTTGATGTTTCCTCGCTTGGTTTAGGGGAAGGCCTAACAGTCGGCGATTTAAAAGTTACAGGAAACTTTGAAATTTTAGAAGACCCGGAAACAACAGTTGTTACAATTGTAGCACCTGACACGGTAGAAGATATTGAACAGGCTTCAGATGAAGATGCTGAACCAGAGGTAGTTGGTTCTGAGAAGAAGGAATCAGAAGAAGCATAA
- a CDS encoding ribose-phosphate diphosphokinase yields the protein MASSYKDSSLKVLSLNSNPKLAADIAAHIGTTLGKCTVSTFSDGEVQINIEESVRGCDVYVIQSTCAPVNQHIMELLIMIDALKRASAKSINIVMPYYGYARQDRKARSREPIAAKLVADLIETAGANRVITLDLHAPQIQGFFDIPIDHLQGVPILSDYFEEKQLDDLIIVSPDHGGVTRARKMADRLKAPIGIIDKRRPRPNVAEIMNIIGNIEGKTAILIDDIIDTAGTITLAANALVENGAKEVYACCTHPVLSGPAIERINNSQIKELVITNSIPLPEEKHSDKISALSVAPLLAEAIVRVHELQSVSILFD from the coding sequence ATGGCATCTAGCTATAAGGATTCATCGTTGAAGGTATTGTCGCTGAATTCCAACCCTAAATTAGCAGCTGATATTGCTGCTCATATTGGAACGACACTAGGAAAATGTACCGTATCCACATTCAGCGATGGTGAAGTGCAAATCAATATTGAAGAAAGTGTTCGTGGTTGTGACGTTTATGTCATCCAATCTACTTGTGCTCCCGTTAATCAGCATATTATGGAATTGCTTATTATGATTGATGCTTTAAAGCGTGCTTCAGCAAAATCAATCAATATTGTCATGCCTTATTATGGGTATGCAAGGCAGGACCGTAAGGCAAGATCACGTGAACCGATTGCAGCTAAACTGGTTGCAGATTTAATCGAAACCGCGGGTGCAAATCGCGTGATTACACTAGACTTACATGCACCACAAATTCAAGGCTTCTTTGATATTCCAATCGACCATTTACAGGGTGTCCCAATTCTATCCGATTACTTTGAAGAAAAACAGCTTGATGATTTGATCATTGTTTCTCCAGATCATGGAGGAGTTACACGTGCGCGTAAAATGGCAGATCGCCTAAAAGCTCCAATTGGAATTATTGATAAAAGACGACCACGTCCAAACGTTGCTGAAATCATGAATATCATTGGCAATATTGAAGGAAAGACGGCTATTTTAATTGATGACATTATCGATACTGCAGGAACAATTACACTTGCTGCGAACGCTTTAGTAGAAAATGGAGCGAAAGAAGTGTATGCTTGTTGTACACACCCTGTATTATCTGGTCCAGCAATTGAGCGGATTAACAATTCACAGATTAAAGAACTTGTCATTACGAATAGTATTCCACTTCCGGAAGAAAAGCATAGTGATAAAATTAGTGCTTTATCTGTAGCACCACTCTTAGCAGAAGCTATCGTGCGTGTGCATGAATTACAATCTGTAAGTATCTTATTTGATTAA
- the glmU gene encoding bifunctional UDP-N-acetylglucosamine diphosphorylase/glucosamine-1-phosphate N-acetyltransferase GlmU, which yields MNNRYAVILAAGQGTRMKSKLYKVLHPVAGRPMVKHVIDQLNTVNLDKMITIVGFGAEKVKEHIGHVSEFAIQEKQLGTGHAVLQAEDLLKDKQGTTIVACGDTPLITGETYQALFAYHEQQGASATILTAKTENPAGYGRVIRNESNEVERIVEHKDANESELLVNEINTGTYCFDNEALFAALQEVSNDNAQGEYYLPDVIEILRNKGKKISAYLTPDFDETLGVNDRVALAQAEKTMKKRINEMHMRNGVAIIDPDNTYIEPDVVIESDVIIHPGTVLKGTTTIKTNAEIGPNSEINSCYIGESTVVKHSVANDSKIGDRVNIGPFAHVRPDSTIGNDAKLGNFVEIKKTSLGDHSKVSHLSYIGDAHVGSNVNVGCGTITVNYDGTKKFLTTIEDDAFIGCNSNLIAPVTIGKGSYVAAGSTITNDVPEDALSIARARQTNKDGYAANFKNRKKD from the coding sequence ATGAATAATCGTTATGCTGTTATTTTGGCGGCGGGTCAAGGGACGAGAATGAAATCAAAGCTTTATAAAGTGTTACACCCAGTCGCTGGACGTCCGATGGTAAAGCATGTAATAGATCAATTAAATACCGTTAATTTAGATAAAATGATAACTATAGTTGGCTTTGGCGCCGAAAAGGTAAAAGAGCATATTGGGCACGTCAGTGAATTTGCAATACAGGAAAAACAGCTGGGCACAGGCCATGCGGTATTGCAAGCAGAGGACTTACTGAAAGATAAACAAGGTACAACTATTGTTGCTTGTGGTGATACGCCTTTAATCACTGGAGAGACCTATCAAGCATTATTTGCCTATCATGAACAGCAAGGTGCAAGTGCTACAATCTTGACAGCAAAGACAGAGAATCCAGCAGGCTATGGCAGAGTTATTCGGAATGAATCGAACGAAGTAGAGCGTATTGTTGAGCACAAAGATGCAAATGAGTCAGAGCTGCTTGTTAACGAAATCAATACGGGAACCTATTGTTTTGATAATGAGGCACTTTTTGCTGCATTGCAGGAGGTATCGAATGATAACGCACAAGGCGAGTATTATTTGCCGGATGTCATCGAAATTTTGCGAAACAAAGGCAAGAAAATAAGTGCATATTTAACACCTGATTTTGATGAAACATTAGGGGTTAATGATCGAGTTGCACTTGCACAGGCAGAAAAGACAATGAAAAAGCGTATTAATGAAATGCATATGCGAAACGGTGTTGCGATTATCGACCCAGATAATACATACATTGAGCCAGATGTTGTGATTGAGTCTGATGTTATTATACATCCAGGAACAGTTTTAAAAGGAACGACGACAATTAAAACAAATGCAGAAATTGGTCCCAATAGCGAGATTAACAGCTGTTATATTGGCGAAAGCACAGTTGTGAAGCATAGCGTGGCAAATGACAGTAAGATTGGGGACCGTGTTAATATTGGTCCATTCGCGCATGTCAGACCAGACTCAACAATTGGAAATGACGCAAAACTAGGTAACTTCGTTGAAATAAAAAAGACATCACTTGGTGATCACAGCAAGGTATCACACCTAAGTTATATTGGTGATGCACATGTAGGAAGCAATGTGAATGTTGGTTGTGGTACAATAACAGTAAACTATGATGGAACAAAGAAGTTTTTGACAACAATTGAGGACGATGCATTTATTGGCTGTAACTCCAATCTCATCGCACCTGTAACGATCGGAAAAGGATCTTATGTTGCCGCAGGATCTACAATCACAAACGATGTCCCTGAAGATGCCTTATCCATCGCAAGAGCAAGACAAACGAATAAAGACGGCTACGCAGCAAATTTTAAAAATAGAAAAAAAGATTAA
- the spoVG gene encoding septation regulator SpoVG — MEVTDVRLRRVNTEGRMRAIASITLDQEFVVHDIRVIDGNNGLFVAMPSKRTPDGEFRDIAHPINSGTRSKIQDAVLEEYRRAGESEVKYEEAGAS; from the coding sequence ATGGAAGTAACAGACGTTAGATTACGCCGCGTTAATACAGAGGGCAGAATGCGAGCAATTGCATCTATTACGTTAGATCAGGAATTTGTAGTCCACGACATCCGTGTCATTGATGGAAATAACGGACTGTTTGTGGCAATGCCATCTAAAAGAACTCCTGATGGCGAATTTCGCGATATTGCACACCCGATAAACTCAGGTACTCGTTCTAAAATTCAGGATGCGGTGCTGGAAGAATATCGCCGGGCAGGAGAAAGTGAAGTTAAATACGAAGAGGCGGGAGCTTCCTAA
- the purR gene encoding pur operon repressor, which translates to MKRSNRLVVLTDFFLENPRKHIQLPYFVELCDTTKSSISEDLDIIHAVFQSQGMGFLQRSTGAGGGVKYIPEYSQEKNMQFIEELRRKLEDPGRILPGGYLYMSDLLGDPKTVREIGRVFASKFSKMDIDVIVTVATKGIPLAYAVASFLNVPVVIARRDPKVTEGSSVSINYVSGSSRKIQTMVLPKRSLEEGANVCIIDDFMKAGGTITGMINLLSEFDARVQAIGVLAEADDDEEERIVDNYTSLVKISNVDIRHHTIEIQAGNFVDLASF; encoded by the coding sequence ATGAAAAGAAGCAACCGGTTAGTTGTTTTGACTGATTTCTTTCTGGAGAACCCACGAAAACATATACAATTACCTTATTTTGTGGAATTATGTGATACAACAAAGTCTTCTATCAGTGAAGACCTTGATATAATACATGCTGTTTTTCAAAGTCAGGGCATGGGATTTTTGCAACGATCCACTGGGGCTGGTGGAGGTGTGAAATACATCCCTGAATATTCACAGGAAAAAAATATGCAATTTATTGAGGAACTGCGCAGAAAATTGGAAGACCCAGGCAGGATATTACCAGGTGGGTATCTTTACATGAGTGATTTACTTGGCGATCCGAAAACCGTCAGAGAAATTGGACGTGTATTTGCATCGAAGTTTTCCAAAATGGATATAGATGTAATTGTTACAGTTGCCACAAAGGGAATTCCTTTGGCATATGCTGTGGCCTCTTTCCTCAATGTGCCAGTAGTCATCGCCAGGAGGGACCCGAAAGTAACAGAAGGGTCATCCGTAAGCATTAACTATGTCTCTGGTTCGTCCAGGAAAATACAGACAATGGTATTACCAAAACGCAGCCTGGAAGAGGGAGCGAATGTGTGCATCATTGATGACTTCATGAAAGCAGGCGGTACAATTACTGGAATGATTAATCTGTTATCTGAATTCGATGCCCGTGTTCAAGCGATTGGTGTTCTCGCTGAAGCAGACGACGACGAAGAAGAACGAATCGTTGATAATTACACATCACTTGTCAAAATATCGAATGTAGACATAAGACATCATACGATTGAGATACAAGCAGGTAATTTTGTAGACCTTGCCAGTTTTTAA
- the ispE gene encoding 4-(cytidine 5'-diphospho)-2-C-methyl-D-erythritol kinase: MIVTIILEKAPAKINLSLDVLRKRIDGYHDVEMIMTTIDLADRIELYALEEDKIEISLESRYVPNDERNLAYKAARAFKDTYGIKKGVHINMEKHIPVSAGLGGGSTDAAAVLRGLNRLWSLNISLDELAELGSAIGADVAFCVYGNTAIARGYGEKIEKLASPPPCWVVLAKPDIGVSTRTIFGQVNVEKLSHPNTNQILQAIEGQDFNKLCRHIGNSLESITFALHPEVERIKEAMIQAGATGVLMSGSGPTIYGLVEHQSKAKRIYNGMRGFCDEVYLVRLLG; encoded by the coding sequence ATGATAGTGACGATTATATTGGAAAAGGCCCCTGCAAAAATTAATTTATCCCTTGATGTATTAAGAAAACGAATCGATGGGTATCATGATGTAGAAATGATAATGACAACAATTGATTTAGCTGATCGCATTGAATTGTATGCATTGGAAGAGGATAAAATTGAGATCTCGCTTGAGAGCAGGTATGTGCCAAATGATGAACGGAACCTGGCATATAAAGCTGCACGTGCTTTTAAAGATACCTATGGGATTAAGAAAGGCGTCCATATCAATATGGAAAAACATATACCGGTGTCAGCGGGTCTTGGAGGAGGGAGTACGGATGCGGCAGCGGTACTAAGAGGGCTCAATCGATTATGGTCATTAAACATCTCACTTGATGAACTGGCAGAGCTTGGGTCTGCAATAGGCGCGGATGTAGCGTTTTGTGTCTATGGCAACACTGCAATTGCCCGGGGCTATGGTGAAAAGATTGAAAAACTGGCCTCGCCGCCTCCATGCTGGGTAGTTTTAGCAAAGCCAGATATCGGTGTATCGACCAGAACAATTTTTGGACAAGTGAACGTGGAGAAACTTAGCCACCCTAATACAAATCAGATACTGCAAGCTATCGAAGGCCAGGATTTCAATAAACTTTGCCGTCATATTGGCAACTCGCTGGAATCTATTACGTTTGCACTTCACCCAGAAGTGGAACGTATTAAAGAAGCGATGATCCAAGCAGGAGCAACGGGTGTTTTAATGAGCGGGAGTGGCCCAACAATTTATGGATTGGTTGAGCATCAAAGTAAAGCAAAGCGAATTTATAACGGAATGCGCGGATTTTGTGATGAGGTTTATCTTGTCCGGTTATTAGGGTAA
- a CDS encoding small, acid-soluble spore protein, alpha/beta type translates to MGRRRGMMSDQLKEEIAKELGFYDTVQQEGWGGIKARDAGNMVKRAIEIAEQQMQRGKS, encoded by the coding sequence ATGGGACGACGCAGAGGAATGATGTCAGACCAGTTGAAAGAAGAAATTGCTAAGGAGTTAGGGTTTTACGACACTGTTCAGCAAGAAGGCTGGGGCGGTATCAAAGCGCGGGATGCAGGTAATATGGTAAAACGTGCAATTGAAATAGCCGAACAGCAAATGCAAAGAGGCAAATCCTAA
- a CDS encoding Veg family protein, whose amino-acid sequence MAKTLIEIKQGLECHVGKRLKLKANGGRRKTVIRSGVLAETYPSVFIVELDQDENAFERVSYSYADILTETVELKFLDERNKALLMEQ is encoded by the coding sequence GTGGCTAAAACATTAATCGAAATTAAGCAAGGTCTTGAATGCCATGTTGGAAAGCGGTTGAAATTAAAAGCCAACGGAGGGAGAAGGAAAACGGTGATACGATCGGGAGTACTTGCAGAGACGTATCCTTCAGTCTTCATTGTTGAGCTTGACCAAGACGAAAATGCATTCGAACGTGTTTCATACAGCTATGCAGACATATTGACAGAGACGGTAGAATTAAAATTTTTAGATGAACGGAATAAAGCATTATTAATGGAACAGTAG